A genome region from Methanobacterium subterraneum includes the following:
- a CDS encoding DUF116 domain-containing protein: protein MTISAFYQIFGQVVLVAGILLLILLSVTLILGRMLIEKDRLVFPKLLLFTMDVFYGLFKKFAENVGVDAKIVDNIGVEVRNKVNEKDFNKIKPKDTILVLPHCLRNTECEAKLDTSGLVCENCNRCVIGVLKNKGEEMGYKVFIIPGSTFLTKIVEQNSFKAVIGVACFQDLNLAMMKLSNFSCQGVPLLRDGCVNTKVDSRAVLEKMGVRLKEAKKLAPKSSCSQDPDKRGYF from the coding sequence ATGACTATTTCCGCATTTTACCAGATATTTGGCCAAGTTGTTTTAGTGGCTGGAATTCTCCTTCTGATTCTTTTATCAGTGACCCTTATACTGGGTCGCATGCTAATTGAAAAAGACCGCCTTGTATTTCCCAAACTGCTGCTTTTCACCATGGACGTGTTTTATGGGCTTTTCAAAAAATTCGCTGAGAATGTGGGTGTTGACGCCAAAATTGTGGACAACATTGGAGTAGAAGTTCGAAATAAGGTTAATGAAAAGGATTTCAATAAAATTAAACCTAAAGATACCATTCTGGTTTTACCTCACTGTCTTCGCAATACTGAGTGCGAAGCGAAACTGGACACATCAGGCCTGGTTTGTGAAAACTGTAACCGTTGCGTGATCGGTGTTTTAAAAAACAAAGGTGAAGAAATGGGTTACAAGGTGTTCATAATCCCAGGTTCAACCTTCCTCACAAAAATAGTGGAACAAAACAGTTTCAAGGCAGTTATTGGTGTGGCTTGCTTCCAGGACCTTAATCTAGCCATGATGAAACTCTCCAACTTCTCCTGTCAGGGAGTACCTCTCCTCAGGGATGGCTGTGTTAATACTAAAGTAGACAGCCGTGCGGTTCTGGAAAAAATGGGTGTGAGACTTAAAGAAGCTAAAAAACTGGCACCAAAAAGTTCCTGCAGTCAAGATCCTGATAAAAGAGGATATTTCTAG
- a CDS encoding helix-turn-helix transcriptional regulator, producing the protein MKNNLKVYRAMQDLTQEELARELDVTRQTIIAIEKEKYDPSLILAFKIAEFFKVQIENIFIYKGD; encoded by the coding sequence ATGAAGAACAATCTCAAGGTTTATCGAGCTATGCAGGATTTAACTCAGGAAGAACTCGCCAGGGAATTGGACGTAACCCGACAAACCATCATCGCCATAGAAAAAGAAAAATACGATCCTTCACTGATTTTAGCTTTTAAGATAGCTGAATTCTTCAAAGTGCAGATTGAGAATATTTTTATCTATAAAGGTGATTGA
- a CDS encoding ATP-binding protein, with protein sequence MRLLKNLIFPFSAIVGQERVKKALVLNAINPSIGGVLIKGDKGTGKTTAVRALADLLPPLKVIKGCSFNCDPDDPVSFCDSCKADESGEIQFEEKKMRVVELPLGATEDRVVGSINIEKALKEGTKALEPGILADANRNILYVDEINLLDDNLVDVLLDAAAYGINTVEREGISLAHPSNFILVGTMNPAEGELRPQLSDRIGLQISVQSIMDIGDRVKIMGRREAFENNPNAFREEFSEYQNQILENIIEARKLLPKVKVSPDMMKVIAQLCVDMGVDGHRADIAILKTSKTLAAYYKHEEVESVDVEEAAALVLGERFHKKSLDEEKIKKQIKNAENEISQENTGDDKKKPQKMRKVNKKRGE encoded by the coding sequence GTGAGACTATTGAAAAACCTGATTTTCCCATTTTCAGCTATTGTTGGTCAAGAAAGAGTTAAAAAAGCCCTGGTATTAAATGCTATTAATCCATCCATTGGTGGGGTGTTGATTAAGGGGGATAAAGGTACTGGAAAGACCACAGCGGTAAGGGCCCTTGCCGACCTTTTACCTCCGCTAAAGGTTATAAAGGGATGTTCATTTAACTGTGATCCTGATGATCCTGTTTCTTTCTGTGATTCATGTAAAGCTGATGAATCCGGAGAAATCCAATTTGAGGAGAAAAAAATGAGGGTGGTGGAATTGCCCCTAGGAGCCACCGAAGACAGGGTGGTTGGGTCAATCAACATTGAAAAAGCACTTAAAGAGGGAACAAAAGCGTTGGAGCCAGGTATACTTGCGGATGCCAATCGAAATATCTTATATGTTGATGAAATAAATCTGCTGGATGATAACTTGGTTGATGTCCTTTTAGATGCTGCTGCCTACGGAATAAACACGGTGGAGCGCGAGGGTATTTCATTAGCCCACCCTTCCAACTTCATACTGGTGGGAACCATGAACCCTGCCGAAGGAGAACTTCGCCCTCAATTGTCAGATAGGATCGGTCTGCAGATATCGGTTCAGAGTATCATGGATATTGGGGACCGGGTGAAGATCATGGGACGAAGAGAGGCCTTTGAAAATAATCCCAATGCTTTCCGGGAAGAATTCAGTGAATATCAGAATCAGATACTGGAGAATATCATTGAAGCCAGGAAACTCCTCCCTAAGGTTAAGGTTTCACCAGACATGATGAAAGTAATAGCTCAACTCTGTGTTGATATGGGGGTAGATGGTCACCGGGCGGATATTGCCATTTTAAAAACTTCAAAAACCCTTGCAGCATATTACAAGCATGAGGAAGTTGAATCAGTAGATGTGGAAGAAGCCGCAGCTCTGGTTCTGGGCGAGAGGTTCCATAAAAAATCATTGGACGAAGAAAAAATAAAAAAACAAATAAAAAACGCTGAAAATGAGATTTCACAGGAAAATACTGGGGATGATAAAAAAAAGCCCCAAAAAATGAGGAAGGTGAACAAAAAAAGAGGGGAATGA
- a CDS encoding vWA domain-containing protein gives MKLKTLKKDEQDVEPQEEDVDVKKLLKIKGKKKKRIYGKRIDSKTEKGRYIKSKLPKDYYGDIAIDATLRAAALSSDGEISVKGEDLRHKIRKHGARASIVMVVDISGSMFSDRKANRLKGILNSVIEDTNRHQDRISVIGFKGEEAEIIIPTTRRATSFREQVDNIKVGGTTPLAAGMKKGLEILKKEKLRAEFVPLLLILSDGMPNVGLEGGPMKDAIMMAEKIKEKEIHTVIINFEKSVRYGHEVNMEIALASGGRYYDLEELKDPGGVMAKILDYEREEI, from the coding sequence ATGAAACTTAAAACTCTTAAAAAAGATGAACAGGATGTTGAACCTCAGGAAGAAGATGTGGATGTGAAAAAACTCCTCAAAATAAAGGGAAAAAAGAAAAAGCGCATCTACGGTAAAAGAATAGATTCCAAGACTGAAAAAGGTCGTTATATTAAAAGTAAACTTCCAAAGGATTATTATGGGGATATAGCCATTGATGCAACGCTTAGAGCAGCTGCTTTAAGTTCTGATGGGGAAATAAGTGTTAAAGGTGAGGATTTACGTCATAAAATTCGTAAACATGGTGCCAGGGCATCTATTGTTATGGTGGTGGATATCAGTGGATCCATGTTCTCCGATAGAAAGGCAAACCGGTTGAAGGGTATATTAAACAGTGTTATTGAGGATACTAACCGTCATCAGGATCGAATAAGTGTTATTGGCTTTAAGGGGGAGGAAGCAGAGATAATTATTCCAACAACCCGTAGGGCTACCTCTTTCCGTGAGCAAGTGGATAATATTAAGGTGGGAGGAACCACTCCTCTGGCTGCCGGGATGAAGAAAGGTTTAGAAATTCTAAAGAAAGAGAAATTAAGGGCAGAATTTGTACCCCTCCTTTTAATACTCTCTGACGGCATGCCTAATGTTGGATTGGAAGGAGGGCCAATGAAAGATGCCATCATGATGGCGGAGAAGATTAAAGAAAAGGAAATACACACTGTGATCATAAACTTTGAAAAATCAGTGCGTTATGGGCATGAAGTGAATATGGAGATTGCCCTGGCCTCAGGGGGACGTTACTATGATCTGGAAGAATTAAAGGATCCTGGTGGGGTTATGGCCAAAATACTGGATTATGAAAGGGAGGAAATTTAA
- a CDS encoding hydrogenase maturation nickel metallochaperone HypA: MCTVGGPMADIKMKELKTKRYRCLDCDNEFKGIGRRIVCPSCQSDNVEEL, from the coding sequence ATGTGCACTGTAGGCGGACCAATGGCTGACATTAAAATGAAAGAACTTAAAACCAAGAGATATCGTTGTTTGGACTGTGATAACGAGTTTAAAGGGATTGGTAGGCGAATCGTTTGCCCATCATGTCAGTCAGATAATGTGGAAGAACTATAA